The Treponema sp. Marseille-Q3903 genomic interval ATTAACTAGTCAGAAGTTATTATTCCACGTGAATCTATTTTATTCTAAAAGGGGTATTGTTATGATTGAACCGCTCATCAAAAGAAACAATTTACTTGGTCCAAAAGTTGTCGAAGCATTGAAGAGACGTCAGTTTGATGCGTATTATGTTGCAAACAAAAAAAATGTCGCAGAAAAAGTTTTGGAGCTCATTCCTCAAAATGATGTTGTTTCTTGGGGAGGCACGACGACTGTCGAACAGCTTGGAATAAAAAAACTTCTAAAAGACAATGGATACTCAGTTATCGACCGCGACAGTGCAAAAAGTCTTGAAGAGAAATTAGAGAAGATGCGCAACTCTCTGAACTGCGATACATTTCTTATGAGCAGCAATGCGATCACAGAAAAAGGAGAATTGTTCAATATCGACCGCGTCGGAAACAGAGTTGCCGCCCTTTGTTTTGGTCCTAAAAGCGTGATCATAATAGCCGGTATGAATAAAATTGTTCCTGATATGGAAGCCGCTTATTCTAAAGTTAGACATTATACATCTCCAATAAATGCGCAGAGATTTTGCGATTCAACGCCGTGCTCAAAAACAGGAGAATGTGCTGATTGCTTAAGTCCGCAGTGTTGTTGTGCCCAAATGGTCGCAACTCGTTTTTGCTTCCCTGCAGGCAAAATAAAAATCGTTCTTGTAAACGATGAACTTGGAATCTGATTGAGTTTCAACAAGACGTAAAAGGCGTGAAGATCTACAATACTTTGTAAAAAGGATTCTATATGACTGATTTGGAAAAAAACACTTTGTTCACAGAAGTTTACGAACTTCTCGATATTTTTAATGAATACACACCGATTCAGCGGGACGGCGTTTTTATTGTTGACGCAGTAAAGCTCTGCTATACACAGATGATTGACTATATTGTAAAAGATTTATCTGAAGCTGCAAACTTAAAAGATTGGCTAGATAAGACAGATTTTTGGACTGCTCCCGCTTCAACTAAGTTTCATGGAAATTTTAAAGGAGGATTAAGCATTCATACGCTGATGGTAATAAAACAGTCTCTTGTGTTTGCAAAACCGATGCTAGAAAATTTCTTTGCATCTCCTGAAGGTGAAAAATACACAATCACCGCTAAAGATATTTTTATATCGGCTCTTTGCCACGACTTTTGCAAAACTGGATTTTACAGCATTGAATATCGCAATACTAAAGATATCACCGGCAATTGGGTAAAACAGCCGTTTTACAAAACTAAGAGCGACAACCGTAATCTTGGGCACGGAAATGAATCTGTTTTGATGATGCTTGAGATTATGCCTTCGATAATTCACAACAGAATGGTGATTGAAGCTGTCAGCCGCCACATGGGATTTTCTGACTTATCGGAGAGCGAATCATACAATTATTCAAATTTTTTGATGAATCCGCTTGTAATTTTACTCCAAACAGCAGACCAGACAGCATCTCAATGGTACGGACTTTGATTATATCAAAAACTTTAATTTTTAAACTTTAATAATATTGCATTTATTTAGTGAAACTGTATTGTCTATTTTTTTTTTTTGATTTATTATATTGACATCAACTGGTACAAAACAGCGTACCATTGTTGTTGTGACTAAATTGTCAGGAGGTCATATTTTGGCTAAAGGAAGACCTTTAATCAATGTTGAACGTTGTAAGGGCTGCGGATTGTGTATTCGCGTATGTCCAAAAAAAATTTTGGAAATGTCAGAGCAGACAAACGGGCAGGGAGTTTCATACCCAGTGTGCATAAATGAAGATTTATGTATCGCATGTTCATTTTGTGCAACAATGTGTCCTGATACGGTGATCGAAATAGAGCTTAATGATTGAAATCAGTCAAAACAAACCGAATAAACAGTTTGTTCTTGATTTTACACATTAATTAATAAGAGGTTTTCAATGACAAATACAAATAAAGTTTTAATGAAAGGAAACGAAGCGATTGGAGAAGCTGCTGTCAGAGCCGGTTGTCGTTATTACTTTGCTTATCCAATCACACCGCAAAATGAGATTCCTGCATATATGGCAAAAAGACTTCCTGAAGTCGGTGGTACATTTCTTCAGGCAGAATCAGAGCTCGCCGCAATCAACATGGTGATGGGAGCTTCTGCCGCCGGTGCAAGAACTATGACTTCATCATCTTCTCCCGGAATTTCTTTAAAACAGGAAGGAATCTCTTATATTTCCGGTGCGCAGCTGCCGGCAGTTGTCGTAAACATGATGAGAGGTGGACCCGGACTTGGCAATATCGCCGGCGCTCAGGGAGACTATTTTCAGGCGACACGCGGCGGTGGAAACGGAGATTATCATGTAGTTGTAATTGCTCCGGGAACCGTTCAGGAAATGGCAGACTTGACTGTAAAATCGTTTGAAATTGCAGATAAATATCGTGTTCTTTGTATGATTTTAGGGGACGGTTACCTTGGGCAGATGTCTGAACAGTGTATCCTTCCGGAGTTTGTAAAAGATTTTCCCGAAAAGCCATGGGCGTTGACAGGGAAGACTCCCGAACGCAAGCAAAATAAAATCATGTCGCTGAAACTTTCGGGAATCGACGGTGAATTGAACAAACATACAAAAGCGCTTTTTGAAAACTATCAGAATATTCAGGACAATGAAACTTTATCTGAAACATTTATGTGTGACGATGCTGATTTTGTCCTCACCGGATATGGAACTTGTGCTCGCGTATGTAAAAAAGCGGTGAAGTTGCTTCGCGAGCAAGGGATAAAAGTAGGTCTTTTTCGTCCAATAACACTGTGGCCGTTCCCTCAAAAAGAAATTGAAGCGGCTTGTGCAAATTCAAAAAAAATATTAACTGTTGAAATGTCTATGGGGCAGATGGTTCAAGATGTAAAACTTTATTGTGGTCATAAGCCAGGCGATGTTGATTTCTATGGAGAGCCGGGCGGAGTTATACCGTCTGTTGATGTAATTATAGAGAGGATAAAGAGCTATGTCTAAAAAATATGAATTTCCAAAATCAATGATAGATGTCCCAACTCATTACTGTGGCGGTTGCGGTCATGGAATTGTACATAAACTAATTTGTCAGGTGATTGACGAGATGTGTATCCAACATGATGTCCTTTTAGTCGCTCCTGTCGGATGTGCGGTTTACGCTTACAATTATATAGACGTAGACGCTTGCGAAGCCGCTCACGGTAGAGCGCCTGCTGTTGCGACAGGCATGAAACGCGTTCACCCTGACAAACTTGTGATAAGCTACCAGGGGGATGGAGACCTTCTTGCTATTGGAACAGGGGAGACAATTCACGCTGCAAACCGCGGAGAAAATATCACAGTGATTTTTATCAACAATGCAATTTATGGTATGACAGGCGGGCAGATGGCTCCAACGTCGTTAGTCGGTCAAGTGACAAAAACAACTCCATTCGGACGCAATTCTGATGAAGTCGGATATCCGATAAGAGCATGTGAACTTTTGAATACACTTGTTGAACCAAAATATATAGAAAGGTGTGCAGTTTACGATGTAAAGCACATCAATCAGACTAAAGCCGCAATAAAAAAAGCTCTTACATATCAAAAAGATAAAAAAGGCTACAGTTTTGTTGAAGTGCTTTCCATGTGTCCTACAAATTGGGGCGTTTCTCCGACAGTTGCAGCAGACTGGGTAAAAGAGCAGATGGAACCTTATTATCCTCTTGGGGTGTTCCGCGACGTTCCATCAGGGGTTGTGCCTGAATTCGCAGCACCAAAATCAGGAGTTGTAAAAAAATGACAACAGAAATAATTTTTGCCGGATTCGGCGGGCAAGGTGTTATTCTTGCCGGTAAAATTCTTGCTCTCGCAGGAATGAATGAAGATAAATATGTTTCTCACATCCCATCTTACGGTGCCGAAATGCGCGGCGGAACTGCTAACTGCTCTGTTATCGTAAGTGATGATGAAGTAGCTTCCCCTGTAATTGAAAAGCCTGATGTAGTTGTAGCTTTGAACAAACCTTCGATGACAAAGTTTGAAAAATGGCTGAAACCAGGCGGACTTTTGATATACAATTCGTCTTTGATCGACATAAAGCCTGTCCGCACCGATATAAAAACTATTGCACTCCCTGCAAACGAAATTGCAGCAGAGACAGACAATCCTCGAGGTTCAAACATGGTCGCACTTGGCTGCCTTGCAAAAGTCTGTAAAGGAATGATAAGTGGAGTTAAGCCGTTTGAGTACGCATTGGATGAAGCTATTTCTGCAAGAAATAAAAAATTTAATCCAATAAACATCAAGACAATTGAAACTGCGTACAATAAAGATTACAAGATAAATTAGCAGTGCGGATAAAAGCTGATACTTTCAAATAAAGTCAGGAATCTATAATCAGCAATCAAGCAATCTGCGCAATAACAAAAAAGGAGGTGTGATAAAAAGTGTCGTCTGAAATATCGCCGATACTTTTTATTTCGAGTTTGCCTGGATGTTTGCAGAAGACGTGTATACGTGTCGTTTCGATAAAAATCAAATGAATACGATACGCTTTATTTTGCAAACTCGACTATTGAACGTGTGCGCTCTTGCGCACGGCTAAAAACTTTTTCGGAAATTGCTATTTCCTGCAAAAGTTTTTATGGGAGGTTTTAGGATGAGTGAAAAAAATAAAATCGGTGCTAAAGTAAAATTAGTGCGGGAAAACAGAAAACTCAGTGTTGAAGATGTATCGGAGCGCACGAATTTAAGCGTTGAACAAATTTTAAGCATTGAAAGCGGAGCGCTCGTGCCGAATCTAACTCCTTTGATAAAAATCGCCCGAGTTCTCGGTGTTCGGCTCGGAACTTTCATGGATGATGATGAAAACCTTGGACCTGTTGTCGCACATTCTAAAGATAAAAAAGAAGTTACACGATTCAGTGACCGCGGAAATGCCGTTAACTCTGACCTTGATTTTTATACGCTTGCGCAAAATAAAGCCGGTCGTCACATGGATCCTTTTATAATAGATATTTTCCCTTCATCAGAGGAAGATATTAAACTTTCAACACACGAAGGCGAAGAGTTTATTTATGTCCTTGAAGGCGAAGTAGAAATTCTATACGGAAAAGATAAATATGAATTAAAACAGGGCGACTCAATATATTACGAATCGATTGTAGCTCATCATGTTCACAGCCATGGCAACTGCAATGCTAAAATTCTCGCCGTTGTATATACGCCTGTTTGATGAAAATACGTAAAAAAATATGACAGATATTCAAAAAAAATTATTTTCACGCCAAGACTCGAAATACGCCGATTTTGTCGCTAAGTTAGTCCCAACAGAACCTCGAGAATCTTTTATCGGTGTTCGTGCAGCCGAGTATAGTAAAATCCTAAAAGAAATCGGTTGTTTTTCTGAACAAGCTAAAACATTTATGAATGAGGTTCCACATCAATATCAGGAGGAAAATATTCTTCATATCCAGCTGATAAATAGACTAAAAGACTTTGAACAGTGCATTTTTGAAATCAACAAGTTTTTGCCATTTGTGACTAACTGGGCTGTAAGCGACGGACTAAATCCAAAAGTATTAAATAAAAATCATGGAAAATTGCTTTCTCACGTAAAAAACTGGATTGAAAGCGACAAGCCTTATACAAAGCGAATAGGAATGATTTTGTTTATGAAAAACTTCTTGGGAAGCGATTTTGATCAGGAATACCTTGAGTGGCCTGCAAAAGTTAGAACAGACGAATATTATGTCAATATGATGACTGCGTGGCTTTTTGCCGAAGCGCTTGCAAAGCAGTGGAACAGCGCAATTAAATTTGTTGAGCAAAGACGACTCGACACTTGGACGCACAATAAAACTATCCAAAAGGCGCTCGAGAGTTTTAGAATTACACCGGAACAAAAAGAATATTTACGGAATCTGAAAATAAAATCATAGAAAGATGTTTAAGTTTGAACTGTTTGACATAAAAAATATTCCACAAATTGTAGATATTGTTTTTCCTCTTTGGAGCGATTTTGATGCCCCGGAAACTTATCGCCGTCTTTATTCGGAATTGATAATCCGCAGTAACCTTTTTGAAAACGATAAACGCTTCCAGCTTACAGATAATAAAACAGGTGAGTTCCTTGTGAGTTCATTTTTTATGTGCAAGGGAGATTTGTGTACTGTAAATAGCTGGGTTCGACAAATAAACAAAGATTTCACGCTTCAACAAAAACAGGCGTTTGATAGATGTCGTTCATATATAGAACTGATGGATTATAAAACTCAAAAATTGATGAATGATGATGATATTCAATTGACACTTTATGTCAGCAATAAAAAAGGCTGCGGTTCTCAAATGCTAAAAAAGTCTGCAAAATTGCTTCTTTCAAAAGGGTATAAAACGCTTTATCTTTGGACAGATTGTGAATGCGACTGGAAATGGTACGCAGAGCACGGTTTTGAGATGATTTACAACGGTGTTTGCGATATGTTTACATACAAAAAACAGGAATTCAAAACGTTTATATTTAAGAAAAATCTTTTAGAAATATGATTTTGATATTGCAAATCGTTATGATGAGCGATGGTGCCGACTTTTACCGCAGATTTAGCAGCCAAGTTATAAAAATAATTTAATTATATTAAAGAGTTTTATTGATATTAAATTAATTTTAAGATAATATACCAGACATAAACAATACATAAACAATAGATGAAAGAGGTATATATGTTCGATATTACTTTAAATCAGTTGTTGAGAGAAAAAGTTAGCGCTAATCCGTCTCACGAATTTATGGTTTATGCAGATCGTGATTTGCGTTTTTCTTATGCTCAATTTGACAAACGGGTCGATGATTTAGCTTGCGGACTGTATGCCATCGGCGTTCGTAAAGGTCAAAATGTCGGAATATGGGCGACTAACATTCCCGACTGGCTTACGTATATGTTTGCCTGCGCTCGACTTGGAGCTGTAGCAGTTACCGTAAACACGTCTTATAAAACTCACGAACTTGAATATCTTATAAAACAGTCGGATTTGACCACACTTTGTCTTTCAGATGGAATAAAAGATTCCGACTATGTCTCAATGATAAAAGTGCTGATTCCTGAACTTGACAGTTATGAGCGAGGTTGTCTAAAATCGGCAAAATTCCCATGCTTAAAAAATGTTGTCTTTATGGGACCAGAAAAATTTCGAGGACTTTATTCAACTCCCGAATTGCTTTTGCTTGGTCAACATGTCGATATCGAAATTATCCATAAGATTGAATCTGAAGTCACTCCTGAAGACGTTGTAAACATGCAGTATACATCAGGAACAACAGGTTTTCCAAAAGGCGTGATGCTGACAAGCAACAACATCATAAACAATGGGTTTATAATCGGTGAACGCATGCGTTATACAGAAAATGATCGACTTTGCCTTCTTGTTCCATTATTCCATTGTTTTGGAATTGTACTTGGAGTTATGGCAGTCCTTACACACGGAGGAACTCTTGTCCTTCTTGAAAATTTTGATCCGTTAGTTGCACTCGCTTCAATTCAAAAAGAAAAGTGTACTTCTTTGTACGGAGTTCCGACAATGTTTATTTCGGAATTGAACCATCCGATGTTCAGCATGTTTGATTTGTCTTCTCTGCGCACCGGAATCATGGCCGGGGCCGGTGTCCCTGTCGAATTGATGAAAAAAGTGATCGAAAAAATGCACATGCCTGAGATAACATCAGTTTATGGACTTACTGAAACAAGCCCTGGAATGACACAGAGCCATTGGGATGACAGCGTTGAAGTTAAAACCACTACGGTAGGCGATGCTTTTGATGGAATTGAAGTGAAAGTTATCGACCCTGAAAGCGGCAAAGAGTGTCCTGTAGGCGTTCAAGGTGAAATGTGCTGCAAAGGTTGGAATGTCATGAAAGGTTATTACAAAATGCCGGAAGCGACTGCTCAAGCGATAGATAAAGATGGATTTTTGCATTCCGGCGATCTTGGTGTAAAAGACGAAAATGGGAATTTCAGAATTACAGGACGCATTAAAGATATGATTATTCGTGGCGGCGAAAATATCTATCCGCGAGAAATAGAAGAATTTTTGATTAAAATGCCCGAGATTAAAGACATTCAAGTTGCCGCTGTAAAATCGGAACATTATGGCGAGATAACAGGTGCATTCATAATTTTGCACGATGATGCTAAACTTACAGAACAAGATGTGATTGAATTTTGTCGAGGAAAACTTTCAAAATACAAATGGCCGCAGTTAGTCATGTTTTTGAAAGAATTCCCGATGACTGGTTCAGGAAAAATTCAGAAATTTAAGCTCACAGAGATTGGCACAAAGTATCGCCGTGAGAAATTAAAGATCGATGATTGATTTCATCGTAATCAAAAAAAATAAAAGAGGTTGGCTATGAACGAAGATATAAAGGCTGTTGCAGACCGTCTTATAGGTTTGCGTGAAATCATGGATGTTTCTGTAGAGGAAGCTGCCGGTGTTTGCGGCATTTCTATAGAGCAGTATCAAAAATATGAAACTGGAACTGTTGATATTCCGGTCGGTGTGCTTCAGTCAATGTCGAGAAAATACGGGATCGATCTTGGAACTCTGATATCAGGCAAAGAGCCTCACATGCATTCTTACTGTCTAACAAAAAAGGACAAAGGGCTTTCTGTAGAACGTAGGAGTGACTATAAATATCAGGCGCTTGCGTCGGGGTTTCAAAACCGCAAAGCCGATCCTTTTATTGTTTCTATTACGCCGGAAGAAACAAAAGAGATTCACTTTAACTCTCACCCCGGTCATGAATTTGAATACATGATTGAAGGCAGCATGAAACTTGTAATCGACGGTAAGGAACTTATACTTGAAGAAGGTGATTCAGTTTATTTTGATGCGACATGCAAACACGGCATGCAGGCATTGAACAACAAAAATGCTAAATTTTTGGCAATAATAATCTAAGGGAAAATTATGTTAGAGAAATTTCTAGAGCGGACAGAGTTTACTGATTATGATGACTTCTTTAAAAATTATAAAATCAACGTGCCTGAGAATTTCAACTTTGGGTATGATGTTGTAGATTATCTTGGGAAAAATAACCCTGATGCAAAAGCTTTTGTGTGGTGCAATGATGAGGGTGAAGAACTCACTCTGACTTTCAAGGAAGTTTCAGAGAGAACAGACAAAGCTGCCGCATTTTTTAGAAAGCAGGGAATTAAAAAAGGTGACTTTGTGATGCTGATTTTACAGCGTCGGTACGAATTTTGGATTTCTATTGTTGCCCTTCACAAAATAGGTGCTGCCGTGATTCCTGCAACTCACATGCTTACAAAAGACGATATAATATTTCGTTGCAATGCCGCTTATATAAAAGCGATCGTCGCTGTAGATGACCGCGATGTTTTTAAATTTTGTCAACAGGCAAAAGCAGAATCTCCTTCTTTAAAAACTTTGATTGGCGTTGCACCTTTTGGGATAGACAAAGGTTTTAATGAAGAACAAAAGTCCGCAAATCCTGACTGGATAGATTTTACATCAGGCGTATCATCTGTCACAGAAAAAGAAATAGAAGAGCTTCATTCCCTTAATCGCCGTGATATAAACACAAACATGGACATCATGCTTGCATATTTTACATCAGGCACTACAAGCCATCCAAAACTTGTTGCACATAACTTCATGTATCCGCTTGGACACATTGTCACAGCTTCTTACTGGCAGCAGGTTCGGAAGGGAGGTCTTCATCTTACTGTTGCGGACACAGGTTGGGGTAAGGCAGTATGGGGCAAACTGTACGGTCAGTGGATTGCAGAATGCTGTGTATTTATCTACGACTATCATGATAAATTTAAACCGATTGATTTGATGGATCAGATTCAAAAGCATCACATAACTTCTTTTTGTGCTCCACCTACAATATATCGATTTTTGATTCAAGAAGATTTAAAAAAATACAATTTTTCAAGCTGCGAACACTGGTCTACAGCCGGCGAACCTCTTTCAGAAGAAGTGTTCAACAAATGGAAATCTGTTACCGGAAAAGAAATTCATGAAGGTTTTGGTCAGACAGAAACAACTCTTTCTCTCTTTAATTACGGAAATGAAAAGATTAAACCAGGCAGCCTCGGAAAACCTGCCCCTTACTACAATGTAACTCTTGTAGATGAAGACGGCAACGAGGTAGAAGATGGTGAAATAGGCGAAATCGTTGTCGAAATGAAAAATGGCGTATTTCCGGGACTTTTTATGAGTTACTTTGGTGACGAAGCGAAGACAAAGTCTGTGATGCACGACGGCTGGTACCATACAAGCGACAATGCATGGCGTGATGAAGACGGATATTTCTGGTTTACAGGACGCAATGATGACGTTATAAAATGTTCAGGGTATAGGATTGGAACATTCGAGGTTGAATCTGTTTTGATGCAGCATCCTGCCGTAGTTGAATGTGCAGTTACAGCCGCTCCTGACCCTGTCCGCTGTCAGATTGTAAAGGCGACTATTGTGCTTGCAAAAGGGTATTCACCATCTGATGAACTTGTAAAAGATATTCAAAATTTTGTAAAAAAGACAACAGCTCCTTACAAATATCCGCGAATTGTACAGTTTGCAGATTCTTTGCCAAAGACTATAAGCGGAAAAATCAAGCGCAAAGATATAAAATAAATTGTAGGCGCAAATAAACACGCGCCACTGTACTGCTTACAGATTTCCGTCATCTAACCCATCTAACAGCCGGGTAAATATTGCAACTCTAATTGTTTTTATTTTTGTTGTATATTTTATTTGCAACGTCAATCAGTTTGCTTTTTTCATTCATTGACGGATCTTCGATGACGCAGTCTAAAAGTTCATTTAAAATTATTCCGAGTTGTTTGCCGGCAGGAATCCCTTCTTTTATTAAATCTTTGCCGTTTACAGCAAGTGCTTTCAACGATAGAACATTTTGTTTTGCCATGATGTCTGCAATTCTGTTTTTAAGTTCAATTAAAAGAGAGACTGCCTGACTTTTAGAATCTACTGGAGTGTTATACATTCCGTACATATCGGCAAGACGTAAATCAAATAAATCTTCGAGCGATTGTGGCGTTGCTCTTATTATAAAACGGCGCACTGCGGCATCTGTCCACGTTTGCTCATAATGAAACATGTGCTGTTCTACAAGATGGCATACATTGTTTGTCATTTCGTTGCTGAATTTTAAACGGATCATAATATGTCGTGTGACTTTTTCACCGATTTTTTCATGGTTGTAAAAAGTAAGCGTTTCGACTCCGTTTTCCACGCTTATCTGTTTTGCTAAAGGTTTTCCGATGTCGTGAAAAAGGGCAGCTAGGCGCACATTTTCTTTAGAAGGAGGAGCTCCGTCGCACGCATAAAATAAGTGGTCGAGCACGTCAAATTTGTGAAACCCGCGGTAATCAGACTGAATACATCCTCGGCATGCTGATAATTCAGGAATGAAAAGTTTTAATATTCCTGTCTCTTCCATAAGTTTTAGACCTACAGAAGGTTTTTCTGTTTTTATAATCTTTTCAAATTCGTCATGAAACCTTTCGATCGAAATTGAAATCACTTTTTTTTGAATTTCACTTTTGAATATCTCTGAATATGTATTTTTTTCTATACTAAAATTGAGTTTTGCAGCGAATCTCAATGCTCGAATTGGGCGCAGTCCGTCTTCCATAAATCTGTCGTACGCATCACCGACTGTACGGATCAATTTTCGTTTTATATCTTTTTGACCGCCGTATGGATCAACAATTTTGCCGTCTTTTAAATCAACTGCGATTGAATTCATCGTAAAATCACGGCGGCTTAAGTCTTCTTTGATTGTGGCTGCATAATTTACTTTGTCGGGATGCCTTCCATCAGAATAAGTTGTTTCAGTTCTGAAAGTTGTGACTTCAATTTCTGTTTTCATAAAGTGCACGGTCACAGTTCCGTGCTCAATTCCTGTCGGCACGACAAATTTAAAAATGCGGATCACATCTTGAGGAAAAGCGTTTGTCGCAACATCCCAATCAGAAGCTTTTTGACCAAGAAATATATCGCGTACAGCTCCACCGACAAGGTATGCTTTAAAACCGTTTTTTTCAAAGACTTTGTAAAATTCTTTAAGAACATGAGGAATCTGAATTTTCTTTTTTAATCCGAAATTGAAAAGTGAAATCATAGTTAATTAATTCCCATCGAAATAAAATTGACTACGTTTGAGACAATCAAAAAAATAAAACTCAATATGATAAAAAAAGTCAGCATAACCATATTCACGATGTTTTTAAATTTGTATTTTTCAGTGACGATTTTAATTATAGTCTCGGCCAAAAGAA includes:
- a CDS encoding CCA tRNA nucleotidyltransferase, which translates into the protein MISLFNFGLKKKIQIPHVLKEFYKVFEKNGFKAYLVGGAVRDIFLGQKASDWDVATNAFPQDVIRIFKFVVPTGIEHGTVTVHFMKTEIEVTTFRTETTYSDGRHPDKVNYAATIKEDLSRRDFTMNSIAVDLKDGKIVDPYGGQKDIKRKLIRTVGDAYDRFMEDGLRPIRALRFAAKLNFSIEKNTYSEIFKSEIQKKVISISIERFHDEFEKIIKTEKPSVGLKLMEETGILKLFIPELSACRGCIQSDYRGFHKFDVLDHLFYACDGAPPSKENVRLAALFHDIGKPLAKQISVENGVETLTFYNHEKIGEKVTRHIMIRLKFSNEMTNNVCHLVEQHMFHYEQTWTDAAVRRFIIRATPQSLEDLFDLRLADMYGMYNTPVDSKSQAVSLLIELKNRIADIMAKQNVLSLKALAVNGKDLIKEGIPAGKQLGIILNELLDCVIEDPSMNEKSKLIDVANKIYNKNKNN